From the Streptococcus hyointestinalis genome, the window ACCAGCCCTTGCACTTTCTCGGCACTAGAATACACATGTAATGTGATTTCTCTCCAGTCTGCATCTGCTTGGATTTGGACGCCATCCTTTTTTACGATAAACTTAAATTTTAATTTCTGTTGAGGATTTACCACCGTACCATCATCAGGATTATATCGGAGTGCCTCCAGAATCTCGGCCATAGCCTCAGCAAAGGTTGTCTGCTGACTGTTCTTATCTGCAAAGACCACCTCCACGCCTTGCGGCAATTCCATGATGGTATTTGGCTTGTTGACCTTATCATCGTTTCCATCTATATGCGACAAGAACAAACCAAAATTCTTGTAAGACTGTTCTGCCTGCCTCAAAGCCTCACTGATACTGTCCGCCACCAACACAGTATTATTTTCTTTCGGCAAATATCTCGGCGAGAATACACCATCACCATCCCAACCCGTATCCGTAAACTCAATCTCCGATACAAAGGAGTCCGGTCGTGCCAACGCTATAAATGCACTATAAGTCGCATCAGCATAATCATCAGCCAGTTCATCAACAGTAGCCCCCTCATAAATACCATCCCCACCAAAAATCAGATTTTTTCTATGGTGGAACTTCGTCAGGTCATAGCTTTCCTCAATAGAGGTCGGGGCGGAGGTAAAGTCCGATTCCTGAATAATATATACTTTATCGTCTGCCTGCAATGTACCGTTTGCCGCTTTGTATGCCGCAGCATCTTCAAATTCGCCTGCTCGTTGTGCCGCCTTTGCTATATCCACGGTAACCGTACCGCTAAACTTCTTATATTTATAGCTTCCATCCGTCTTCTTTAGTGCAATGATAGGATCCGATGCCATATCCTCCCACTTGAAGTTTTGCGTTGTTACGCTGATAGCCGTATATTGTCCCGTACGCTCGGAAATCTCATCTATACCGCTTTGGTTGGCATCTGCTACCCCTGATGTCGTTGCAGCTAGCATAACCGTCACTTCTTCCGTTCCTGTAAAGCTTGTCAGCTCTGGCCCCAAGTTTCCTACTGCGGTACGGATAGCTGTGATTTGGGCATTGATATCTTCAAGACTGGCATGTTCATCCGCAAAGACTTGGTTGGCTGTTTCTGCTGCTGCTTTGGTTGCATTAGCTGCTGATTGAAGCGAGCTTGTGTCTGCTGTTGACTTAGCTGCTTTGCGAAGAGCATCGGCTGACAAGACTTCTGCTTCTGAGACGACTTCTTCGAGAACTTTCTTGGCTGCTGCTAAGGCATCGTCACTTTCTTTTGTGCCCAAGCTTTCTTGCTGTGATTCGTTTGTTGGGAGGGAATCTGCATTCTCGGTCGCTGGAACTGTCTCTTCTGTAACAACCTTTTCCGTCTGTACAGGCAAGGCAGTTGGCGTTTCCTCAGGAGTTTCAGTAGGAGATGTAGACGAAGACACTGACTCCGTTTCTTTTATCTTAGTGGAAGATGGCAGAACTTCCTCACTCTTTTCCGTCTGTGCAGGCAAGGCAGTTGGCGTTTCCTCAGGAGTTTCAGTAGGAGGTGTAGACGAAGACACTGGCTCCGTTTCTTTTATCTCAGTGGAAGATGACAGTTCTTCCTCACTTACTGGACCACTAGTAGGAATTGCTTCCTCGTTAGAAGCCAAATCATTTGCAGAAACAGATACCGCACCGTTGCCTAAAAACATGAAGGCTGCGATGGCTACCGAAGCGATACCCACATTAAACTTACGGATCGAGTAGCGGTAACGTTTATCAGGTGTCGTCATCCGCTTACGACGAAAATTTATTTTTTTCTTATCTAACATTTTATTTTCCTCTTTTGAATCTTAATTGAATGGTCTGAAGAGACAAGTAAACCTTATTCTCTAGCAATTTGATAGAGATAGGCAAAGAGTGGCTTGATGATGTCCCTCTTCAGCCGTTGTTTGAAATAGTCTACTTCCAGTAGCTGGCAGGCAAAGTTCTCTGCTTTTTCTAGCTCTGATCTACTGGTCGAGTAGGTAGCAGGGAACATGGTCTTGCCCAGATAGAGCATATCTCCCTCGTAGGGCACTCCATGGCTCTGGTAAAAATGGCGATTGGCCCGATTCAGTCGCTCGAGCGTGACAGACTGAGGGACTGACGAAGCACTACCTTCTCTGGAACGAACATGGATAAGATGGAGGTGAAGCAAGTAGACCTCCTCTTCCATGATGATTCGCCTGTGAAGCTCAAAGTCCTCAACCCCATCGAAGCGGGAGTCATAGCGATACCCTTTCTCCTTCCAGCTCTTTGTCCTAAAAATCACGCCAGGGTGCAGGAGGTAGGGATGAAAAAGATAGAACGTCCTCAATTCATTAAAGGTGGTCAAGCGTCTTTCACCAAAAGTCACCTCCCACTTGTTGCCATGAATAGGGCCTGGATAGCTGGTACAGCCACTCATAAAGATCCGTGGGTTATTTTCCATAAAGTTGACCTGTATCCGAATACGGTCATAATGAGCCAAATCATCTGCATCCATACGGATGATATAATCTGTATCAATATGGTCAATGCCATAGTTGAGAGCATAGGAAATACCTTTGTTCTCCTCATAGGAAAGAATTTTCACGGGATATTGTTGCAATTTTTCTAAAGTTTTATCTCTACTACCATCGTTAACAACCAGTATCTGATAATTATCATAGCTTTGATTCAATAGACTATCCAAACAATCTCCGATGTGTTCCTCCCCGTTATAAACAGGAATAAGCACCGTTACAGATGGTTGAGTTTTCTCTGTCAAAACATCTCCTCCTCTCCATTAAAACAATAAATAACTAGCATATATATCAAAGGCTGTCCTTTTTATAAAATATCCTTTTTTTACAAGGATTGTAAGACCTCGTGAAAAAGGAATATGCATTTTAACTTTAGCATATTTAGAATAAAAATTCAATTTGTGTTTGGGTAAGTTCTTTTGTCATAATGCTATTATAACGCCATTTTTGATTTTTGTTAAGTATAAAAACAATCGTGTTTGTGTTAGAATTTTTGAGATTAGGCAAAGATAGGACTCTTTGAGAGAAAATATAAAAGACTGAGACAGTTTATCCTTGCCCCAGTCTTGATTTATTCTATTACCCGTGTTGTAAAATGAAGTGCAACAAAAAAGACATGCTCGTCTGATATACTAGAATTCCCCAACTCAGTATAGAAAGCAGATGAACATGTCCACTAATCATTCTACCAAAAAATCGTTATACTCACACCTTTCAGCCTCTGAACGCGGAGAAATCAGCGCCTATCTCAAGATGGGCAAAAACCCCTCTGAGATTGCTCGTCTGCTTGGGCGTCATCGCTCAACCATCAGTCGTGAAATCAAACGAGGAAGTGTTTCTCAGGTTCAAGATAAGAACGGGAAACGAATCTACTCAACGGTTTACTTTCCAGATAGTGGTCAACGTGTTTATGAAACCAATCGTCGAAAAAGTGCCTATCATAAACTATCATACTGCTCCCAGACCTTCTTCAAGGAACTTGAGAAAGCCCTGAAAACGAAACCTCGTTGTCACAGTGTCGATAGCTTTGTTCAAACTTACCGAGAAAAACATCCACTGGAAGTTATCCCTTCCACCAAGACAGTGTATCGTTACATCAAAGACGGACTGTTGAGGGTTAAACCGATTGATTTACCTAAGATGGTGTGCATCCGAAAACGGTCTAAAGTAAGGCCTAAGGCCACGAAGAAAATCTTAGGAAAATCCATTGAAGAACGTCCAGAAACTATTACTAATCGCTCTGAATTTGGACATTGGGAGATTG encodes:
- a CDS encoding glycosyltransferase family 2 protein: MTEKTQPSVTVLIPVYNGEEHIGDCLDSLLNQSYDNYQILVVNDGSRDKTLEKLQQYPVKILSYEENKGISYALNYGIDHIDTDYIIRMDADDLAHYDRIRIQVNFMENNPRIFMSGCTSYPGPIHGNKWEVTFGERRLTTFNELRTFYLFHPYLLHPGVIFRTKSWKEKGYRYDSRFDGVEDFELHRRIIMEEEVYLLHLHLIHVRSREGSASSVPQSVTLERLNRANRHFYQSHGVPYEGDMLYLGKTMFPATYSTSRSELEKAENFACQLLEVDYFKQRLKRDIIKPLFAYLYQIARE